One segment of Yersinia kristensenii DNA contains the following:
- a CDS encoding heparinase II/III domain-containing protein translates to MKQFTDRQMAKIRQRVVQHQGNTVQQQGSPVQQSEIIATLIAGNQVILDSETQVPTTGIATWNHYYYCPDHGVMLEWDRHSPTQHRCPIDSHLFSGEPYDGAWWRALNGLNAKACNQLGLLWQLTGESRYFNKVRDILINYARYYPDYEVHGGIPYNGPGKANAQTLCEANCLLDFALGYDFIADALSQEQRDCIAGRLLREGADFLMQHRTRQLHNHEVKISSAIAVIGLILEDEHYVEFAVNAEYGLRYQLEHGLFNEGLWFEGSVHYHFYALQGFWSFEKLAAGSRYSLLALPYYRDMLSFPLKLLMPDGTFPRINDCTAGQEQLNHAHLYEFAFKTYGNDEYAAALQHIYRHEPRLNLDALLYGVEELPSPMIDVIPTDTLHAPDCGLTILRQPQSGRALLVKHSPYGGEHDHYDRLNLILFEQGQEILPDLGTTGYGAQLHYGYYKNSATHNTLSINQANQPPAVPVIHNWHQSAKFSWLDTEVDWRKKAPELDSHTRVQWDCEAYRDVKFRRRILWLDDAIIDLSSIVNPHQQEWNWTLHIDGMAMGSVGESATFSNNGPMQYLHQVTTQPLNGVIQCHYQTAARPLSLWLAADATLFQGLAPANPSVRDISYLILRHHQPESLVTCVFDMNNHNPLLNVQVDNNGEILSIKLTRQQQVIQVNIPFTDNSLPLFS, encoded by the coding sequence ATGAAGCAGTTTACGGATCGGCAGATGGCTAAAATCCGCCAGCGCGTTGTGCAACATCAGGGAAATACAGTACAGCAACAGGGAAGTCCAGTGCAGCAGTCGGAGATTATTGCCACGCTGATTGCGGGTAATCAAGTGATTTTGGACTCGGAAACACAAGTCCCGACCACCGGTATCGCCACTTGGAACCATTACTATTATTGCCCTGATCACGGTGTGATGTTGGAGTGGGATCGCCATTCACCGACTCAACACCGTTGCCCGATAGACTCTCATCTGTTTAGCGGAGAACCCTATGATGGCGCCTGGTGGCGGGCGCTTAATGGCCTAAATGCCAAAGCCTGTAATCAGCTCGGTTTGCTGTGGCAACTGACTGGGGAAAGTCGTTACTTCAATAAAGTGCGGGATATTCTGATCAATTACGCCCGCTACTATCCTGACTATGAAGTTCATGGGGGTATTCCATACAACGGGCCGGGCAAGGCCAATGCACAGACATTGTGTGAGGCCAATTGCCTGCTCGATTTTGCATTGGGTTATGATTTTATTGCTGATGCGCTCAGTCAGGAGCAACGCGACTGCATCGCCGGGCGTTTATTGCGGGAGGGTGCAGACTTCTTGATGCAACACCGCACCCGCCAGTTGCATAACCATGAAGTGAAGATCAGCAGCGCTATCGCGGTGATCGGCTTGATTCTTGAAGATGAACACTATGTTGAGTTTGCGGTAAATGCAGAGTATGGCCTGCGTTATCAGCTAGAACATGGCTTGTTTAATGAGGGATTATGGTTTGAAGGTTCAGTGCATTATCACTTTTATGCGCTGCAAGGTTTCTGGTCATTTGAGAAACTGGCCGCCGGTAGCCGCTACAGCCTGCTGGCATTGCCTTATTACCGCGATATGCTCAGCTTCCCTTTAAAACTGCTGATGCCCGATGGCACATTCCCACGCATCAATGATTGTACTGCGGGTCAAGAGCAACTCAATCATGCCCATTTGTATGAGTTTGCTTTTAAAACCTATGGTAATGATGAATATGCTGCCGCCCTACAGCATATTTATCGCCATGAGCCGCGCCTAAATTTGGATGCTCTGCTGTATGGCGTTGAAGAATTACCATCACCAATGATTGATGTTATTCCCACAGATACACTGCATGCACCGGATTGTGGATTGACCATCTTACGCCAACCGCAGTCTGGCCGTGCTTTACTGGTAAAACACAGCCCCTACGGGGGTGAGCATGATCATTATGATCGGCTGAATTTAATTCTGTTTGAGCAAGGACAGGAAATCCTGCCGGACTTAGGCACCACTGGCTATGGCGCACAGCTACATTATGGTTACTACAAAAATAGCGCCACTCACAATACGCTGAGTATTAACCAGGCAAATCAGCCGCCCGCTGTACCGGTGATTCATAACTGGCATCAATCGGCAAAATTTAGTTGGTTGGATACAGAGGTAGATTGGCGTAAAAAAGCGCCCGAGTTAGACAGCCATACGCGGGTTCAATGGGATTGCGAAGCTTATCGCGATGTAAAATTCCGTCGCCGTATTTTGTGGCTGGATGACGCCATTATTGACCTCAGCAGTATCGTTAATCCACATCAGCAAGAGTGGAATTGGACACTGCATATCGACGGTATGGCAATGGGCTCTGTGGGAGAAAGTGCCACCTTCAGCAACAATGGGCCGATGCAATATTTACATCAGGTTACCACCCAACCACTCAATGGTGTGATTCAGTGTCACTATCAAACAGCGGCACGTCCGTTATCACTTTGGCTCGCCGCGGATGCCACCCTGTTTCAAGGGTTGGCACCGGCAAACCCGTCGGTGCGTGATATCAGTTATCTGATTTTGCGTCATCATCAACCCGAGTCACTGGTCACCTGCGTGTTTGATATGAATAACCACAATCCACTATTGAATGTTCAAGTGGACAATAATGGCGAGATATTATCCATCAAATTAACTCGTCAACAGCAGGTTATACAGGTGAATATTCCCTTTACCGACAATAGCCTACCGCTATTCAGTTAG
- a CDS encoding alginate lyase family protein → MMKMLGKKNLLLAILLGSSPFIYAAESHPLLLKMDDINYSIGQIKQNNPLYEKSYKNLIAKADKALKAPLYSVMDKSLLAASGDKHDYYSFPPYWWPDPSKKDGMPYLRKDGETNPDANSDATDKKRMNSFSADVYYLALAYSFTGKPEYAEKARDLLVNWFVNPNTRMNPNLQYAQAIPGINEGRGIGLIDSRALVDVIDAVELIRPANVLNDADYQAIKLWYKDFYQWMTTSQNGFEEDNWHNNHGTYFDMQAASFALFSDQKAAAQKRLEITQLRRIPSHFDMQGRQNAELERTRPWHYSNFHLEAYNKLGRLGEVADKDIWNFSLDEHSLKKGYQYVAGFINTDQVWPYKDLDGVQDKKALVNMITAARAYPADADFQQKAQYLITQYPDAVEILLYPITQPLNTKK, encoded by the coding sequence ATGATGAAAATGTTGGGTAAAAAAAACCTATTACTGGCTATTCTTCTCGGTTCTTCACCCTTTATTTACGCGGCAGAAAGCCATCCATTATTATTAAAAATGGATGATATAAACTATAGCATCGGCCAAATTAAACAAAACAACCCACTATATGAAAAATCCTATAAAAATCTGATAGCTAAAGCCGACAAAGCCCTGAAAGCGCCACTCTATTCTGTCATGGATAAAAGCCTGTTAGCCGCCAGTGGCGATAAACATGACTATTACAGCTTCCCGCCGTATTGGTGGCCGGACCCAAGTAAGAAAGACGGCATGCCTTATTTGCGTAAAGACGGCGAAACGAATCCCGATGCCAATAGCGACGCGACGGATAAAAAACGCATGAACAGCTTCAGTGCCGATGTCTATTATCTGGCATTGGCTTATAGCTTTACCGGCAAGCCAGAGTATGCCGAAAAAGCACGCGACTTATTGGTCAATTGGTTCGTCAACCCCAACACCCGCATGAACCCAAATCTGCAATATGCTCAAGCTATTCCGGGCATCAATGAGGGCCGAGGTATTGGCTTGATTGATAGTCGGGCTTTGGTAGACGTGATTGATGCTGTGGAATTGATAAGGCCCGCAAATGTCCTCAATGACGCCGACTATCAAGCGATTAAACTTTGGTACAAAGATTTTTATCAATGGATGACTACCAGCCAGAATGGTTTTGAAGAGGATAATTGGCACAATAACCACGGCACCTATTTTGATATGCAGGCCGCCTCTTTTGCCTTGTTCAGCGACCAAAAAGCCGCCGCACAAAAACGCTTGGAAATCACGCAACTGCGCAGAATTCCGTCGCATTTTGATATGCAGGGCCGACAAAATGCCGAATTGGAACGCACCCGCCCATGGCATTACAGTAATTTCCATCTGGAAGCCTACAACAAGCTGGGCCGCCTGGGTGAAGTGGCCGATAAAGATATCTGGAACTTTAGCCTTGATGAACACAGTTTGAAAAAAGGCTATCAATATGTCGCGGGCTTTATCAATACCGACCAAGTTTGGCCATACAAAGACTTGGACGGGGTACAAGATAAAAAAGCCTTGGTCAATATGATAACGGCCGCCCGCGCCTACCCGGCTGACGCTGATTTCCAACAGAAAGCGCAATACCTGATTACCCAATACCCGGATGCCGTTGAAATCCTGCTTTACCCAATAACACAGCCACTGAACACAAAAAAATAA
- the speFL gene encoding leader peptide SpeFL: MAHIRRTTHLMMPAHRSYFNFSYYHYR, encoded by the coding sequence ATGGCGCATATAAGGCGAACAACGCATTTAATGATGCCCGCACACCGTAGTTATTTTAATTTTTCTTATTACCATTATAGATAA
- a CDS encoding carbohydrate ABC transporter permease, with amino-acid sequence MITLTPRLKRNLVPWLFLAPALVIFTWFKFIPMLQGLVMSFYKVNFNQPNEWVGFDNFSRAMGDEALHSAVFNTLLYVVVTMVVAAFIAFFLAMLLEGPARHLRFIRTAIFLPAVTSAAIVAEMWRILFNPTSNGVVNHVLSWFSIEAQGFLADTDQALWTVMLLHIWKAVPYNMVIFIAGLVGISRDLYDASNVDGANWWNRLRYVTLPGMIPALSVVLMLSFIRGFRVFAEVYATTGGGPSNATEMIMTHIYKLGFEQFDYGYASAVSFLLFAFTVVLTICHLTLKKRIARY; translated from the coding sequence ATGATAACGCTAACCCCCCGACTAAAACGTAATCTGGTTCCGTGGCTGTTCCTGGCCCCGGCACTGGTCATCTTCACCTGGTTTAAATTCATCCCGATGCTGCAAGGGTTGGTGATGAGTTTTTACAAGGTTAACTTTAACCAGCCAAATGAGTGGGTCGGGTTTGACAACTTTTCCCGCGCGATGGGTGATGAAGCACTGCATTCTGCCGTTTTCAACACCCTGTTATATGTGGTGGTCACCATGGTGGTGGCCGCTTTTATCGCCTTCTTCTTAGCCATGTTATTGGAAGGGCCGGCGCGGCATTTACGTTTTATCCGTACCGCCATCTTCTTGCCAGCGGTGACCAGTGCGGCGATCGTCGCCGAAATGTGGCGAATTCTGTTTAACCCGACCAGCAATGGGGTGGTGAACCATGTTTTGTCATGGTTCAGCATTGAAGCGCAGGGGTTTCTGGCAGATACCGATCAGGCGCTTTGGACCGTGATGTTGCTGCATATCTGGAAAGCCGTGCCTTACAACATGGTTATCTTTATTGCCGGTCTGGTGGGGATTAGCCGTGATTTGTACGACGCCTCGAATGTGGACGGCGCTAACTGGTGGAACCGCCTGCGTTACGTCACTTTGCCGGGCATGATCCCCGCGCTTTCTGTGGTGCTGATGCTGTCATTCATCCGTGGTTTCCGGGTGTTTGCTGAAGTCTATGCCACCACTGGCGGCGGCCCGTCTAATGCGACAGAAATGATCATGACGCATATCTACAAGCTGGGCTTTGAGCAGTTTGACTATGGTTATGCGTCAGCGGTGTCCTTCCTGTTATTCGCGTTCACTGTGGTGCTGACTATTTGTCATCTCACATTGAAAAAGCGTATAGCCCGTTACTAA
- a CDS encoding carbohydrate ABC transporter permease yields the protein MKSKSWNSIGRWVIYGLLLVVFVGPYWGIIATAFSGAPVKPGELLAWPNQFSWDNFIFAWMDIGVWQYLLNSIIVVFFGTVLQVSVSALAAYALARKKFVGVSLTSLIILSTMMLPEEVIAIPLYMIINWRLPVIDASLYNSYLGMILPVVGWAFSIFVLTEFMAAIPKELEEAARIDGASEWQIFFHVILPLVKPALGTVVTFGFIMIWDQYLLPLIVVNQDSLNTIPVILGTLRTDETITPNIFIAITLLAMLPSIIVYLGLQKHFNRGIMSGAVKG from the coding sequence ATGAAAAGTAAAAGTTGGAACAGTATCGGCCGCTGGGTAATTTATGGTCTGTTGCTGGTGGTTTTTGTTGGCCCCTATTGGGGGATTATCGCCACCGCATTCAGCGGCGCACCGGTAAAACCTGGGGAGTTGCTGGCCTGGCCCAATCAGTTCTCGTGGGATAACTTTATCTTCGCCTGGATGGATATCGGCGTTTGGCAATATCTGCTGAACTCCATCATCGTGGTGTTCTTCGGCACTGTTTTACAGGTGTCAGTCAGTGCACTGGCGGCGTATGCGCTGGCGCGTAAAAAGTTTGTCGGGGTTTCGCTGACCAGCTTGATTATTCTGTCGACCATGATGCTGCCGGAAGAAGTTATCGCCATCCCGCTGTATATGATCATCAACTGGCGGCTGCCGGTGATTGATGCCTCGCTGTACAACAGCTATCTGGGCATGATCCTGCCGGTGGTGGGCTGGGCTTTCTCTATCTTCGTGTTGACCGAGTTCATGGCGGCTATCCCGAAAGAGCTGGAAGAGGCGGCGCGCATTGATGGTGCCAGCGAGTGGCAAATCTTCTTCCACGTCATCCTGCCGCTGGTGAAACCGGCATTGGGCACGGTGGTGACCTTCGGCTTCATCATGATTTGGGACCAATACCTGTTGCCACTGATTGTGGTGAATCAGGACAGTTTGAACACTATTCCGGTGATCCTCGGCACATTACGCACTGACGAGACGATTACACCAAATATCTTTATTGCCATCACTCTGTTGGCGATGTTGCCAAGCATCATCGTGTATCTGGGTCTGCAAAAACATTTCAATCGCGGGATCATGTCTGGCGCGGTTAAAGGCTAG
- a CDS encoding YhbP family protein: MSDVNNPDDLISIIRFLRQQHVLTLCAGSGMDMWCANCFYVFDEAKMALYLMTEKHTRHGELMQINPQIVGTIATQPRTVALIKGIQYRGEITELTGDAEHLARQRYCRRFPVAKVASAPLWQLNLLEIKMTNNTLGFGKKLYWYAPRP, from the coding sequence ATGAGTGACGTGAATAACCCCGATGATCTGATTTCCATTATCCGCTTCCTGCGCCAGCAACATGTCCTGACGCTGTGCGCTGGCAGCGGTATGGACATGTGGTGCGCCAACTGTTTTTATGTCTTTGATGAAGCAAAAATGGCACTTTATCTGATGACAGAAAAGCACACTCGCCACGGCGAGCTGATGCAGATAAACCCGCAGATTGTTGGGACTATTGCCACCCAACCGCGTACCGTGGCATTGATAAAAGGCATTCAATATCGCGGCGAAATAACCGAATTGACGGGGGACGCCGAACACCTCGCCCGCCAGCGCTATTGCCGCCGTTTCCCGGTGGCTAAAGTCGCCTCCGCCCCTCTCTGGCAGCTCAATCTACTGGAGATCAAAATGACTAATAATACCCTTGGTTTTGGCAAAAAACTGTATTGGTATGCCCCTCGCCCTTGA
- a CDS encoding ABC transporter substrate-binding protein, whose product MKTKMIMSKVKIKSLLLLTYLAMGVPSLHAAETLQVWIRASNDSKNIYKAEADTFEKKTGIKIEYFNATTDFEQRLARAAAGNALPDLIFNDAAAIGQFVQLGIVEPIEPKNIIGGADVLDTAWQSAQYIDGKYYGVPTSAQTFALFIRKDWREKLGLELPKSWEDISTLAKAFTFNDPDGNGKNDTYGFILPASTTRGYASWFISSYLWQAGGDFIRPAGEGKFKGSLEEPAAVETLSFIRGMVCDKTVQPGAINATTADAIPSFRSGQSGMFVTGPYHIALFDKDPGKDAFEVIPPPKGPKGQATLAEGTTVFMMKSSEKKEAAQKFIEFMISPEGQKIGMGMGSNNMPVVRLSINKLVDTKAVYNDPRWAMFADLYAEHGRYIPQVPNWTPIRQVTAEGFNRILANCESDIPAELKAVNQKVNDELAKQNVLGQ is encoded by the coding sequence ATGAAGACAAAAATGATAATGTCAAAAGTAAAAATAAAATCTTTGCTGTTGTTAACTTATTTAGCTATGGGGGTTCCTTCTCTCCACGCAGCAGAGACATTACAGGTGTGGATACGCGCTAGTAATGATTCAAAAAATATTTATAAAGCAGAAGCTGACACTTTTGAGAAGAAAACCGGCATCAAAATTGAATATTTCAATGCCACCACCGATTTTGAACAGCGCCTGGCAAGGGCTGCGGCCGGTAACGCGCTGCCGGACTTGATTTTCAATGATGCGGCGGCTATCGGGCAGTTTGTCCAGCTCGGTATTGTTGAGCCGATCGAGCCAAAAAATATCATTGGTGGGGCAGATGTCTTAGATACTGCTTGGCAGAGCGCCCAATATATTGACGGTAAATATTATGGCGTGCCAACTTCAGCACAAACCTTTGCTTTGTTTATCCGTAAAGATTGGCGCGAAAAACTGGGCTTAGAGTTACCGAAAAGCTGGGAAGATATCAGCACCTTGGCCAAAGCATTTACCTTTAATGACCCCGATGGCAATGGCAAAAATGACACTTACGGCTTTATTTTGCCCGCCTCCACTACCCGTGGCTACGCCAGCTGGTTTATCAGTTCCTATCTGTGGCAAGCCGGGGGTGACTTCATTCGTCCAGCCGGTGAAGGCAAATTTAAAGGCTCACTGGAAGAACCCGCAGCGGTTGAAACACTGAGTTTCATTCGCGGCATGGTGTGCGACAAAACCGTCCAACCAGGGGCAATTAACGCCACTACCGCCGATGCCATTCCTTCTTTCCGTTCTGGTCAAAGCGGCATGTTTGTCACCGGCCCATATCATATTGCTCTCTTTGATAAAGATCCCGGCAAAGACGCTTTTGAAGTGATCCCGCCGCCAAAAGGACCCAAAGGGCAGGCAACACTGGCTGAAGGCACCACGGTATTTATGATGAAAAGCAGCGAGAAAAAAGAAGCTGCTCAGAAATTCATAGAATTCATGATTTCACCTGAAGGGCAAAAAATCGGCATGGGAATGGGCAGCAATAATATGCCGGTGGTGCGCTTATCCATTAACAAACTGGTTGATACCAAAGCGGTTTATAACGACCCGCGCTGGGCAATGTTTGCAGATTTGTATGCCGAACATGGTCGCTATATTCCGCAAGTACCTAACTGGACGCCAATTCGTCAGGTCACTGCTGAGGGTTTCAACCGCATCTTAGCCAACTGTGAAAGTGATATCCCTGCTGAATTAAAAGCAGTGAATCAGAAAGTGAATGATGAATTGGCTAAACAGAATGTTTTAGGGCAGTGA
- a CDS encoding alginate lyase family protein, which produces MKLYTLDVDCLSKAKAVLQQPFSPLQPALRRLLSEADALRDQPPETVTHKTLLPVSGDIHDYYSFGTYWWPNPRKPDGLPYVRRDGHTNPQSQNDDTDTQRIERMCDRCLTLGLAYYFTGNSRYAQVAAEQIRCWFLDAKTRMNPHLNYGQAIPGIVSGRGTGLIDTRLMWMVIDTIGLILPAKLLDTEDTAVLQQWFRDFNHWMFHSEVGHSEYVWHNNHGTWYDVQRAANAMFYGDRGLVSTIIRQGITQRLAAQIAQDGKQWMELERTVPFHYSLFNMEAHLLLCRYGEHVEIDRWDWVQDGRNVQQGIDYLLPFIAEPELWPYRDLRGIDYDSALRLLLQAARGYPKEAKRYQAVLATLPADTLTSRDRLLWQS; this is translated from the coding sequence ATGAAATTGTACACGCTCGATGTGGACTGCCTTTCCAAGGCGAAAGCGGTATTGCAGCAGCCATTTTCACCTCTACAACCGGCATTGCGCCGGTTATTAAGTGAAGCCGATGCATTGCGCGATCAACCGCCGGAGACTGTGACACACAAGACGCTACTGCCCGTCAGTGGCGATATTCACGATTATTACAGTTTTGGCACTTACTGGTGGCCGAATCCGCGTAAGCCCGATGGATTGCCCTATGTGCGCCGCGATGGGCATACCAATCCGCAGAGCCAAAATGACGATACTGACACCCAGCGCATTGAACGGATGTGTGACCGCTGCCTAACCCTCGGGCTGGCTTACTATTTTACCGGCAATAGCCGCTATGCTCAGGTGGCGGCAGAGCAGATCCGTTGTTGGTTTTTAGATGCCAAAACCCGCATGAACCCGCACCTGAATTATGGTCAGGCCATCCCCGGCATTGTTTCGGGCCGTGGGACAGGGTTAATCGATACCCGGCTGATGTGGATGGTGATTGATACCATTGGGTTGATATTGCCCGCCAAGCTACTGGATACCGAGGATACCGCGGTGTTACAGCAGTGGTTCCGTGACTTTAACCACTGGATGTTCCACAGCGAAGTGGGCCATTCTGAATATGTTTGGCACAACAACCACGGCACTTGGTATGACGTGCAACGCGCGGCAAATGCGATGTTTTATGGCGATCGTGGGCTGGTTTCCACCATTATCCGTCAAGGAATTACCCAACGGCTGGCGGCACAAATCGCGCAAGACGGTAAGCAGTGGATGGAACTGGAGCGCACCGTGCCTTTCCATTATTCCTTATTTAATATGGAGGCGCATTTGCTGCTGTGCCGCTACGGCGAACATGTTGAAATTGATCGCTGGGATTGGGTACAAGATGGCCGCAATGTGCAGCAAGGTATTGATTATTTGCTGCCATTTATTGCTGAACCAGAACTGTGGCCTTACCGTGATTTGCGCGGCATCGACTATGACAGTGCTTTGCGGCTGTTATTACAGGCGGCCAGGGGTTACCCCAAAGAGGCCAAACGTTATCAGGCGGTGCTCGCGACTTTGCCAGCAGATACCCTGACATCGCGCGACCGGCTGTTGTGGCAAAGTTAA
- a CDS encoding ABC transporter ATP-binding protein — protein sequence MGSVVLKNVCKSYGDTHVIRDVSLEIPDGEFCVLVGPSGCGKSTLLRMIAGLEEISGGTVGINDKDVTDVEPKMRDIAMVFQSYALYPQMTVRENMGFALKMAKMSKADINAKVESTAELLGLQTLLERLPKDLSGGQRQRVAMGRAIVRNPQVFLFDEPLSNLDAKLRTQVRGEIRELHQRLKTTSVYVTHDQIEAMTMGQMIVVLRDGRIEQVGSPLDLYDRPANLFVAGFIGSPEINQLKGTVVLNTGDQQQGGEFLLRLEDGSLLTLPAGLQVTDGQNVVYAIRPEQVNVVDETHHASALKATITAIENTGSDMQLFCSTGGGRFTSVFKQRLAVNAGETVYLQPKLAGIHIFDAATGVRVASQAA from the coding sequence ATGGGATCGGTTGTACTTAAAAATGTCTGTAAATCTTACGGTGACACCCATGTGATCCGCGATGTATCGCTGGAAATCCCTGACGGTGAGTTCTGCGTGTTAGTGGGCCCAAGCGGCTGCGGAAAATCTACCTTACTGCGTATGATCGCCGGGCTGGAGGAGATTTCCGGTGGCACGGTGGGCATCAATGATAAAGACGTCACTGATGTTGAACCCAAGATGCGCGACATTGCTATGGTGTTCCAAAGTTATGCTCTTTATCCGCAGATGACAGTGCGCGAGAACATGGGCTTTGCGCTGAAAATGGCCAAAATGTCCAAAGCCGATATCAATGCAAAAGTGGAGTCCACGGCGGAGTTATTGGGCTTACAAACATTGTTGGAGCGGCTGCCGAAAGACTTGTCCGGTGGTCAGCGCCAGCGGGTGGCTATGGGCCGCGCCATTGTGCGTAACCCACAAGTGTTCTTGTTCGACGAGCCTTTGTCGAACCTGGATGCCAAATTGCGTACTCAGGTGCGGGGCGAGATCCGCGAGTTACATCAACGGCTGAAAACCACTTCCGTCTATGTGACGCATGATCAGATTGAAGCTATGACCATGGGGCAGATGATCGTGGTGTTGCGCGACGGGCGTATTGAGCAAGTCGGCTCGCCGTTGGATCTTTACGATCGCCCAGCCAATTTATTTGTGGCCGGTTTTATTGGATCGCCGGAGATCAACCAGTTGAAAGGCACCGTGGTGCTCAATACTGGAGATCAACAACAAGGTGGCGAATTCCTGCTACGGCTGGAAGATGGCTCTTTGCTGACCTTGCCAGCCGGTTTGCAAGTGACTGATGGGCAAAATGTGGTGTATGCCATTCGTCCGGAGCAGGTCAATGTGGTGGATGAAACCCACCACGCCAGCGCCCTGAAAGCGACCATTACCGCCATTGAAAATACCGGCTCGGATATGCAGCTATTTTGCAGCACTGGCGGAGGCCGCTTTACCTCGGTCTTCAAACAGCGTTTGGCGGTGAATGCAGGGGAGACGGTGTATTTGCAGCCTAAGCTTGCCGGTATCCACATTTTTGATGCCGCCACTGGCGTGCGGGTTGCCAGTCAGGCTGCATAA